In Parasteatoda tepidariorum isolate YZ-2023 chromosome 8, CAS_Ptep_4.0, whole genome shotgun sequence, the DNA window TGAGATGCgatttctagaaaaacaaatttcatgcaGCAATCAAACTACTGATTTCATGCTTTTATTCCTGGATTTCTCAATAGTGATATGTTAtatttgataatgtttttaacattttctcactaagatattaattttcgacatttAATGCTCATAGCTTGActttagttttgaaaagaaatctaaCAAAAATACAGCGTGTTCTGAAATTCGTATGAAAAATTCAGAGGGATGATAAAAAACATCAAGAGGATGAAAACTTACTCTAGAATATGGGGTCGCAAACCCCATTGCGAGGGTAagaaccgaaaaaaaaaatgcaggttTTGAATCTAGAGAAAGATCTGTCAAAAGCATCTTCGAGCACATTCAGGAATCGTTTTTGCATCATTATAGACAATTCAAGGACGTCATAGGGAGTCACTTTGAACAACTCTTATAATAATTGACCAAATAAATCTTTTagcaaaattatagaattttggAAGTTGTTTTCCAGCGTGATGTCGAAACCTGCATGGGTTTCTCTCGTTGTTTGCCCATATTCTATGGTAAGTTTTCATCCTCTTGAGGCCTTTTATAACCCTGCTGAATTTGTGAATCAAGTTTGGGAACATCCTgtacaaatgttaaaaacaaaacaccatgtatatttttttcgcttAGATAAGTTCAACTACCTTGCTGTATCtaagttgaaaagttttaaattctgtGAGTTTGATTTTGATACTTTCCAGTGAAAAATTAATACAGAGATTTAAGCTCTTTTTTCCCGCTATGCAATAGTCACTCCCAATACAATTCCTAATATAACACCAATAGTGACCACAGCTAGGATAATCCATAGCACAATCAAATGTCCCTTGCAACATATTTGATCTACACTGTAGACATCGTCTGCTTTTGATCCCGCGTATCCTGATGCGGGCGGAGTTCTTAATTTGAAAGGATCCCTAACAGGTAGTGGTTCCGCCCCTGCAGGGATCACGAACGGTCTCGGCCGCATCATCGGTGGCATTAGGTACGGATTAGGAAACACTTGCATCGATCCATGGAATGATTTCTTTTCTAGGTGTGATGGCGGAGGTGGTGGATATTGCAGAGCTGGTGGGAAAGGTGGAGGGTGATGACCATAATATGGCAATCGAACGTCGAACAGGGAACCGTGTCGCCTCATGGTGCCGCTATTGCTGTGCCCTATGGGATGGTGCTGGTGATGGAATAGTGGTAGTCCATGGCCATGGACCGGGCATGGCTCACCATCCCATGTTGCTAATGCAATAGCTGGTACACTTCTGGTTGACCTATAATGAAAGTAGTAAAATTGCAGTCAATTCAGGATATATTACAATCAATCAACTGAATCAAATAATTCAAGACATATTACAATAGTCAATCCAAAGCActggatttttaaataaacacataaatgagcaaaacaaaaaattgattctTTGCTAGCTGCAAACTCGTATTTTGTACaggttaaaaaattagtaaattatgaATGAATCGGTGTTAATTAACACTACGCAATCATGCATTAAACTAAAAAGGATAAAACGACGtcataaagaatataaaatttaaataattctgtttttttttttaaaattatttgttacatttatcaGTGACTTTACATTGTTAAATTAGTCTTAACACGTTTTCAGAAGTTTACATCATCAAGAgacatattaattaattataattgcccagttttaaagacattaaaaattggAAACCGTAAATGATAGAATTGATAGCATACAATACTTGATAGTAACGATTTATCACAAACAAGCGATCACATTAACTGACACTTAGCAcataatgtaagtttttttcttctatatcaCATATTGTTGACTTTATGTTTATAGAAACACATTTCAAAAGCGtcactataaacaaaataaatatgtaattccat includes these proteins:
- the LOC107437727 gene encoding uncharacterized protein — translated: MRSYMTDHRTPLAWRHRDMTLPNGPRNGHHHHHHHRSPPSPSVTTTSSDEREEVPMVRGPPLRRPNSRTTARYHRDGQSQFSAVEPYPGVVGPPFRNGGTLRSTRSVPAIALATWDGEPCPVHGHGLPLFHHQHHPIGHSNSGTMRRHGSLFDVRLPYYGHHPPPFPPALQYPPPPPSHLEKKSFHGSMQVFPNPYLMPPMMRPRPFVIPAGAEPLPVRDPFKLRTPPASGYAGSKADDVYSVDQICCKGHLIVLWIILAVVTIGVILGIVLGVTIA